The genomic interval GCGAGGCACAGGGCCACGAGGAACGAGAACTTCACGGCCGACCAGAAATCGATGTACACCAGCTTCAGGCGGACCTGCTTCGCGGGCGCCTTCTTCCGGGTCTTCTTGGCCAGCTTGTCGGCGACAGTGTTACTCATTCAGGTCTTCCTCGTTCTCAGCGTGTTCGGTGTCCGCGGCGACGGACTCCTCTTCGTCGAGCCCTCGCTCGGTGTTCCGTGCGATGCCAATGATACGGTCCTGCTCTGGGAAGCGTGCGAAGACCACGCCCATGGTGTTGCGCCCCTTCGCCGGAACCTCGGCGACGTTCGATCGCACCACCTTACCGCTCGCGAGCACGGCGAGCACCTCGTCCGGCTCCTCCACGATGAGCGCGCCGACCAGGTCGCCCCGATTCTCGTCGAGCTTCGCGACCTTGATGCCGAAGCCGCCGCGCTGCTGCACGCGGTACTCGTCCACGGCCGTCCGCTTCGCGTAGCCGCCCTCCGTGACCACGAAGACGAAGCCGCCGCTCTCGTCGATCCGCGAGGCCGACAGCAGCGCGTCGCCGTCGCGGAAGTTCATGCCGCGCACGCCGCTCGTGGACCGGCCCATCGGACGGAGTGCCTGATCAGATGCGGTGAATCGCACCGACATGCCGTGCCGCGAGACCAGCAGCACGTCGTCGCTCGCGTCGGCGATGAGCGCGGAGACGAGCTCATCGCCCTCGCGCAGCTTGATGGCGATGATGCCGCCCGTGCGATTCGTGTCGTACTCGTCGAGCGCCGTCTTCTTCACGAGACCGTCGCGCGTGGCGAGCACGAGGTAGCCGCCCGCCGCGAAGTCGCGGATGTCCAGGATCTGCGTGACCGCCTCGCCGGGGGCGAGGGCGAGCAGGTTCGCGAGATGCTGCCCCTTGGAGTCGCGCCCGCCCTCGGGCACCTCGTACGTCTTGGCCCGGTACACCCGTCCGGTGTTCGTGAAGAACAGCAGCCAGTGGTGGGTCGTCGTGACGAAGAAGTGCTCCACGATGTCGTCGGCCCGCAGCTGCGCGCCCTTGACGCCCTTGCCACCGCGGTGCTGCGAGCGGTAGTTGTCGATGCGCGTGCGCTTGACGTACCCCCCGCGGGTGACCGTGACGACCATCTCCTCCTCGGGGATGAGGTCCTCCATGGACATGTCGCCGTCGAAGCCGTGCAGGATGGTGGTGCGGCGCTCATCGCCGAACTTGCCGACGACCTCGCCGAGCTCGTCGACCACGATCTTCCGCTGCTCCCCCGGCGAGGCGAGGATGCCCTGGTACTCGGCGATCTGCGCCTCGAGCTTGGCGGCGAGATCGAGGATCTTCTGCCGCTCGAGCGCGGCCAGACGGCGCAGCTGCAGCCCGAGGATCGCGTCGGCCTGCAGCTGGTCGACGTCGAGGAGGGCCATGAGGCCCTCACGGGCCTCATCGACGGTCGGCGAGCGGCGGATCAGGGCGATGACCTCGTCGAGCGCATCGAGCGCCTTCAGGTAGCCGCGCTGGATGTGCGCCTCGGCCTCCGCCTTGCGCAGCCGGTATTCCGTACGGCGCACAATGACGTCGACCTGGTGCTTGGCCCACGCCGTGATGAAGCCGTCGAGGGAGAGCGTGCGCGGCACCCCGTCGACGATCGCGAGCATGTTCGCGCCGAAGTTCTCCTGCAGCTGCGTGTGCTTGTACAGGTTGTTGAGCACGACCTTGGCGATGGCGTCGCGCTTGAGCACGATGACGAGGCGCTGACCGGTGCGGCCGCTCGACTCATCGCGGATGTCGGCGATGCCCTGGACCTTGTTCTCTTTGACGAGATCCGCGATCTTCACCGCGAGGTTGTCGGGATTCACCTGGTACGGGAGCTCCGTGACGACGAGGCAGGTGCGGCCCTGAAGCTCCTCGATGTTCACGACGGCGCGCATGGTGACGGAGCCGCGGCCCGTTCGATACGCCTCGCGGATTCCCTTGGTGCCGAGAATCTGGGCGCCGGTCGGGAAGTCCGGTCCCTTCACGCGCTCCATGAGCGCCTCGAGGAGTTCCTCCTTCGAGGCGTCGGGGTGCTCGAGGTGCCAGATGGCCGCCTCTGAGACCTCGCGGAGATTGTGCGGGGGGATGTTCGTGGCCATGCCGACCGCGATGCCGACGGAGCCGTTGACGAGCAGGTTCGGGAAGCGGCTCGTGAGAACCGTCGGCTCCTGAGTGCGGCCGTCGTAGTTGTCCTGGAAGTCAACCGTGTCCTCATCGATGTCGCGCACCATCTCCATGGCGAGCTGCGACATCTTCGTCTCGGTGTACCGGTGCGCGGCGGCGCCGTCGTTGCCCGGGGAGCCGAAGTTACCCTGTCCGAGCGCGAGCGGATAGCGCATCGCCCACGGCTGCACGAGGCGCACGAGCGAGTCGTAGACCGCACTGTCGCCGTGCGGGTGGAACTGGCCCATGACGTCGCCGATGACGCGCGTGCACTTCGAGAACGCCTTGTCGGGCCGGTAGCCCCCGTCGTACATGGTGTAGATCACCCGGCGGTGCACGGGCTTCAAGCCGTCGCGCACGTCGGGCAGCGCGCGCCCGACGATGACGCTCATCGCGTAGTCGAGGTAGGAGCGCTGCATCTCCAACTGCAGGTCGACCTGGTCGATACGGCCGTGCACGGCCTCCTCGCCCTCGGCGCCGCGACCCGGCTCGGTGTCGATCGCGTCCGTGTCGATCGCCGCGCCGTCCGCGCCGTCGATCCCGGTCTCCGCCTGATCCGGCGTCTCGTTCTCAGATGTCAAGGAAACGCACGTCCTTCGCGTTCTGCTGGATGAAGTTGCGGCGCGCCTCGACGTCCTCGCCCATGAGAGTGGCGAAGATCTCGTCGGCGATCGCCGCGTCTTCCATGGTCACCTGCAACAGGGTGCGGGTTTCGGGGTTCATGGTGGTCTCCCACAGTTCCTCGTGGTTCATCTCGCCGAGGCCCTTGTAGCGCTGCACGCCGCTCTCCTTCATGAGCCGCTTGCCGCCCTCGGAACCCGCGGCGAGGCGCGCATCGCGCTCAGCATCGCTGAAGACGTACTCGTGCTCCGCGTTCGCCCACTTGATGCGGTACAGCGGCGGCTGCGCGAGGTACACGTAGCCGAGGTCGATGAGCGGGCGCATGTAGCGGAAGAGCAGCGTAAGCAGCAGCGTCGTGATGTGCTGGCCGTCCACGTCGGCGTCCGCCATGAGCACGATCTTGTGGTACCGCGCCTTCTCGGGGTCGAACTCCTCGCCGATGCCTGCGCCGAAGGCCGTGATCATCGCCTGGACCTCGGCGTTGCCGAGCGCGCGATCGAGCCGGGCCTTCTCGACGTTCAGGATCTTGCCGCGCAGAGGCAGGATCGCCTGCGTGTGCGGATTGCGCCCGGTCTTCGCCGAGCCGCCGGCCGAATCGCCCTCCACGATGAAGATCTCGGAGATCGTGGGGTCCTTGCTCGTGCAGTCCGAGAGCTTGCCAGGCATGCCGCCGGACTCGAGGAGCCCCTTCCGGCGCGCGGTCTCGCGGGCCTTCCGCGCGGCGAGCCGCGCGGTCGCGGCCTGGATCGACTTGCGGATGATGTCCTTGGCCGGACCGGGGTTCCGCTCGAACCAGTCCCCCAGCTGATCGCCGACGACCTTCTGCACGAAGGCCTTCGCCTCGGTGTTGCCGAGCTTGGTCTTCGTCTGCCCTTCGAACTGCGGCTCGCCGAGCTTCACCGAGATGACCGCCGTGAGCCCCTCGCGCACGTCGTCGCCCGAGAGGTTGTCGTCCTTCTCGCGGAGCAGGTTCTTCTCGCGCGCGTAGCGGTTGACGAGCGTGGTGAGCGCCGCGCGGAAGCCCTCCTCGTGAGTGCCGCCCTCGTGGGTGTTGATGGTGTTCGCGTAGGTGTGCACGCTCTCCGTGTACGCCGTCGTCCACTGCATCGAGACCTCGACCGCGATCTTGCGCTCCGTGTCCTCCGCCTCGAACGAGATGATCTCCTCGTTGACGATCTCGGCGCGCTTGGCGGCGTTGAGATACTGCACGTAGTCCTCGATGCCGCGCTCGTAGAGGAACTCGTCGCGCGGCGGTGCCGGGGCGACGAGCTCGCCCGCGTCGTTCTCCACCGGATCCTGCGGCCGCAGATCCGTGAGGACGATGCGCAGGCCCTTGTTGAGGAACGCCATCTGCTGGAACCGGGTCCGCAGCGTCTGGTAGTCGAACTCGATCGTCTCGAAGATCTCCGGGCTCGGCCAGAAGGTGATCGTGGTACCGGTCTCCTCGCTCGGTGCGCCCTGCGCGAGCGGCGCATCCGGAACGCTGCCGGTGAAGGACATGTTCCACGTGAAACCCTGTCGCTTCACCTCGACGGCGAAGCGCGTGGAGAGCGCGTTCACGACCGACGAGCCGACGCCGTGCAGTCCGCCGGAGACCGCGTAGCCGCCCCCGCCGAACTTGCCACCGGCGTGGAGCACCGTGAGCACGACCTCCACCGACGACTTGCTCGGATCCGAGGAGTGGGGGTCGACGGGGATGCCGCGGCCGTTGTCGACGACGCGGACGCCGCCATCCTCGAGGATGGTAACGTCGATGGTGTCGCAGAAGCCGGCGAGCGCCTCGTCCACCGAGTTGTCCACGATCTCGTAGACGAGATGATGGAGCCCTCGAGGACCGGTGGATCCGATGTACATGCCAGGCCGCTTGCGTACTGCCTCAAGCCCTTCGAGCACCTGGATAGCTCCGGCGCCGTAGTCGTCCGCTGCAGCAGCCTGTTCTGAACTCATGCCTTGATTGATCCTTTTCTGGGCCTCTCAGAGCTTTTCTCAGCCCTGGACACTTCCGCACCCTAGCCTATCAAGCTTCAGCGGCCTCGCGCCCGATTCCGCGCCGTTGAGCACGAAGTTTCAGCGGGGATCGTCCCCTCGGTTTTCACGAACGTCAGAAATCGGCTCCGGACGTGTCGAGACGATGGCTCGTAAGGCGCTGTCGAAGCACTCCAGGCGGTCCCTAGCCGTAAGTGTCCCGCGGTCCGCGGCCCTGCACGGTGCGCGGTCCGTGCCGCCAACTCGGGGCGCCCGGGGCGAGGAAGCGCAGATCCCTGATCTCCGCGTCCGGGTAGTCTCGCAGCAGGCGCGTGAGCATCTCCGCGCGGAGGCGACGCAGCTCGGTGGCCCAGGTCGTCGAGTCGCATTGGATCTGCACGACCCCGTTGCTGATGCCGAGCACCGTGGTGTGCTCGGCGGTCGACTCCCCCGCGAACTCCGACCACTCCGCGATGAGCCTCGCCTGCTCGAGCTCGAGGCTCCACCCCATCTCCCCGGCGACCGTCGAGAGCACATCGCCGAGCATCCGCGGGTCGCGTCCGAATCCGAATGGGCTCCCCCCGGGCGCATCCGCAGCGGTACCGCGGCGGCGACGGACCGGTCGCCCCTTCCACACGGACTTCGCGCGAAGATAGGCTTCGGTGGCGAAGCCCGGCTCCCCCGCCGCGGGCGTCACGACGCGTCTCCGAGAATCCGCCCGCCATCGATCCGCACGCGATGCCAGTCGACGCCATCGGGGACGTCCTCCTCGACGGCAGCCGTGACGATCACCTGCTCGAATCCGCTGACCGCGCGCATGAGGCTGTTGCGCCGACGCAGATCGAGCTCGGCGAAGACGTCGTCGAGGATGATCACCGGATCCCCCGCGGGGGACTCGTCGCGGAGGATCGTCGCAAGCGCCATCTTCATCGCGAGGGCGAACGACCACGATTCGCCATGACTCGCATACCCCTTCACGGGAAGACCGTTGAGTTCGAGCACCAGGTCATCGCGATGCGGACCGACGAGCGTCACGCCCCGCTCGAGCTCTCTTCCCCGAACCCGGTGCAGCGCCGCACGGAACTGCTCGGCGAGTGTTTCACGTGAAACGGCGGCGTCCTCCTTCGGATCCGGAGTTTCACGTGAAACACCTTCACCCTCCTCCCGCACAGACTCGCTCAGGGTGAGCGCCGGGCCGTGATCCTGCCCGACGAGCGCGGCATAGCCGGTGCGGAGCGGACCGATCATGTCGCGTACGAGCTCCCGACGCGCCAACAGGATCTGCGTGCCGAAGTCGACGAGCTGCTCGTCCCAGACCTCGAGCGTCGCCTCCACTCCCCCAGCGCGTCCGCCGCGCGCGGATTTCAGCAGCGCCGTGCGCTGCCGCACCACTCGTTCGTAGTCCGCCAGCGCGCCCGCGGCGACCGGATGGCGAGAGACGAGCGCATCATCGAGGAAGCGCCGGCGTCCTGAGGGCTCTCCACGAACGATCGAGAGGTCTTCCGGCACGAACGCGATCGCCGAGAACCATCGGGTGACCTCCCGCGGGCGTACTGCGTTCCGATTCACCTGGGCGCGGTTCGGCGCCCCCCGATTGATCTGCAGCTCGAGCAGCACGTCGCGCTCATCCGCCGCCACCTTCAGCCGTGCGACCGCGGCGTCGCGCCCCGCCCGGATGAGTGCGGCGTCTCCGGTCACGCGGTGCGATCGGAGCGTCGCGAAGTAGGCGATCGCCTCGACGAGATTCGTCTTGCCCTGGCCGTTGCGTCCGACCAGCAGATTCGGGCCGGACTCGAGCGCGAGCTCCGCGGAGGCGTAATTGCGGAAGTCGGCGAGCGACAGGTGCGCGACCCGCATCGCTCCCCCTACCGGAGCAGCAGATTCGGCTGGAGCAGGTAGCGGAAGCTCTCCTCGTCCGTCTCGTCCTTGCTGCGCTGACTCGTGATGAGCACGGGGCCGGGCTTACCGGGGTTGTCCGTGCGCGTGAAGGCGATGCGCGCGAACTCCGCGTGCGTCGAGCGCAGCCCGTCGAGCAGGAACTGGGGCTTCAGGGAGACGACCATCTCCTCGCCGACGAGGTGCGCGTCGACCGTCTCGACCGCCTGCGCGGACTCGGTGCCGGCGGCCTCGAGGGTCACGGTCCCCTCCGCGAAGGAGAAGCGGAGCGCCGCCTCCCGTTCGAGGACCAGCCCGACACGACCGACGGCCTCGACGAGCTCCCCCGTGTTCACGACCGCATAGTTGTCGATCGACGTCGGGAACAGGCGGCCGACCGGCGGGTAGTTCCCTTTGATGAGCAAGGAGGTGACCGTCTTCGAACCCCCGGTGAACGCGATCAGCTCCCGCTCCGCGTCCTTGATGATCGCCACGTGCACGATGCCGTCGCCCGAGAACGTCTTGCCGACCTCGGTGACGATCTTCGAGGGCACGAGGGCGCTCAGATCGTTCTGTCCGCCCTGGTTCTCCCAGTCGATGCTGCGCGTCGCGACCCGGTAGCGGTCGGTCGCCGTGAGCGTGAGCGAATTCTCCGTGATCTCGAACTGCACACCGGTGATCACGGGCGTGACATCGTCCTTCGAGGCCGCCATCGAGACCTGGGCGATCGCGTCGGAGAACACGTCGGCCGGCACCGCACCGGAGACGGTGTCCACCTGCGGAACCTGCGGGTACTCCTCCACCGGCATCGCCGGCAGGCTGAAGGACGCCGAGCCGCACCGCACTTCGACGCGGCTCTCGAGCAGCGAGACCTCGACGTCCGCGTGCGGCAGGCGCGAAGCGATCTCGCCGAGCAGTCGACCGGAGACGAGCGCGCGGCCCGGATCCGCCACCTCCGCGGTGATGCTGGTGCGCGCGGACACCTCGTAGTCGAAGGAAGAGACCGTGAGGCTCCCGTCCTCCGCCTCGATCAGCGCACCGCTGAGCAGGGGCTGAGTCGGGCGCTGGGGCAGCAGCTTCACCGCGAATGAGACCGCGTCACTGAACACGTCACGGTTGACGGTGAATCGCATCGGCTGTATCCCTTTCACGTGCATGCGGACCTGAGCTGCACTTCGGTTCACAATCTTTGCACACTCGAGGGGGTCGGGGCACCCGGGCTTGTCATTCCGGCGTGTACGTTCTCGGTGCCGGCGGAGCGAGTTCGTGATGGAGTGCCCGTCGAAGAATGGGTGAAGTGTTAACAGTGTTAACGGCTGTGGAAACTGTGGATAAGTCGGCGGACCCCAATCGGGGACGGGGAACTACAGGAATGTGAGTTGTTGGCGGACTCTGGATGACCGACGATCGGCGCGATGACGCGGAACTTCGGTGATCCCGGAGTTTCCACAAGCGCCTGCGGACCCTCCACAGAAACGCCCGAGTTCTCCCCAGCTGTCCACAGTGCATCCCCCGCCTGTGGATAACTCCCGGACCCTCGCCGGATGCCGCGCGGCGAGGCGCACGCGGGACCGCTCAGCGCGAGGCCTGCTTGATGCGGGTCGTGAGCTCGGTGACCTGGTTGTAAACGGAGCGGCGTTCCGCGATGAGCTGCGAGATCTTCTTGTGCGCGTACATCACCGTGGTGTGATCCCGGCCGCCGAAGAGCTGTCCGATCTTCGGAAGGGAGAGCGGGGTGAGCTCGCGGCAGAGGTACATCGCGATCTGCCGCGCGGTGGCGATCTGCTGCGCGCGCGTCGGGCCGTAGAGATCGTCGACCGAGAGATCGAAGTACTCCGCCGTCCGGCTGATGATGTCCGAGGGCTGCACCTCGTTGTCGGACTCGAGCGTGATGAGGTCCTTCAGCACCGTGTGCACGAGCTGCATGTCGATCCGCTGCTGGTTCAGGCTCGCGTACGCCGTGACGCGGATCAGCGTGCCCTCGAGCTCCCGGATGTTCGAGGAGAACTTGCTCGCGATGAACTCGAGGATGCTGTGATCGATCTCGAGGTTCTCGCGCTGCGCCTTCTTGCGGAGGATCGCGATGCGGGTTTCGAGATCCGGCGCCTGGATGTCCGTCAGCAGGCCCCACTCGAACCGGGAGAGCATCCGCTCCTCGAAGCCGCGCAGCTGCTTCGGCTGCACGTCGCTCGTGATGACGACCTGCTTGTTGTGATCGTGCAGGGTGTTGAAGGTGTGGAAGAACGCCTCCTGGGTCTCCACCTTGTCCTCGAGGAACTGGATGTCGTCGACGAGCAGAATATCGACGCTGCGGTACCGAGCATGGAAGGCCGCGCCCTGATTGTTGGCGATGGAGTTGATGAAGTCGTTCGTGAAGTCCTCGGAGCTCACGTAGCGCACGCGGACGTCGGGGAACATCTCGCGGGCGTAGTGGCCGATCGCGTGGAGCAGATGCGTCTTGCCCAGGCCGGAGTCCCCGTAGATGAAGAGCGGATTGTACGCGCGCGCCGGCGCCTCGGCGACCGCGACGGCGGCGGCGTGCGCGAAGCGGTTGGACTGCCCGATCACGAAGCTGTCGAAGCCGTACTTCTCGTTCAGGCGACTGTCGAGGGGAGCCTCCGCGCCGTGCCGGCTGCGCGGTTCGTCGACCGGTCGCGGGGCCTCGTGCCTGGTCTGGGCGCGTGCCGCCGAGAAGCCGTCGCCGAAGCCGACCTCGGCGCCCCGATCCGCGAAACCCGTGGACTCCCCGCTCCCGGCGGGCGCCGCGGCGGTCTCCGCCTGCGGTTCGGGGTCGAGATCGATCGAGGGATGCGCGTCCTCGTCCACCATCACCACGAAGTTCGCGATCTCCGCGGCTTCGGGAATGTCGGCGATCGCGGACATGATGGCGGGCCGCAGGCGGTTCTCGAGCAGCTTCAAGGTGAACTCGAGCTGCACCGCGAGATACAGCGTGCCCGCGCCCATGCCGCGCGGCACCGCGAGCGCGAGCTGCGCGCCGACCGCGGGACCGACCGCGGGGTCGCCCATCACGGCCTGGGTCACTCTGGCCCAGACCCCCTGGAGTTCCTCGTCAGTCACGCGTACCCGGTTCGAATGCTCGTCGTGCGGTGGTTCGGTGTTATACCCAGTCTTATCCACAAGCGCAAGTGCGGAAATCCCCGGATTTCCCAGGGACATCCTCGTCGCTGGAAACACCTGCGCCCACGTTAGTCACAGATTTGTCCACAGGCAAGTCCGCCGCCGCGCTCCGCCGACGAGGGCTGCGCTTTGACTCGCGCGGCGGCGTAGCGTAATATGAAGACCTTGTATGGGCGGCAGCCCCGTGCTGCGCTGCCCGCAATCCGACTTCCTCGTCGCCCGGAGCCTCGGGGATCTGTTCCATAAGTCACGGAGTCTGTCATGAGCAAGCGTACCTTCCAGCCCAACAACCGTCGTCGCGCGAAGGTCCACGGTTTCCGCGCCCGCATGCGCACCCGCGCCGGCCGCGCCATCGTCGCGGCCCGTCGCGGCAAGGGCCGTTCGAAGCTCACCGCGTAATTCCCCCGCCCCAGGTCGATCGTGCCCGCGAGGCTGCATCGGGTCACCCGGGGTGAGGACTACCGGCGCGCGGTGCGCGCCGGCCGCCGCGTGGGTGGTGCGTTCTGCATCACCCACGCGGTTTTGCGTGCGCCGGGCGATCCCGCCCGCTTCGGCTTCATCGTCTCGAAGGCGGTCGGCAACGCGGTCACGCGCAACCTGCTCCGACGGCGCATGAAGACCATCGCCGAACGACGGCTGCAGGCCGGAGTCGCCGGGGTCGACATCGTCTTCCGCGCGCTTCCGGCCTGCGCCGAGGCGAGCTTCCCCGATCTCGAGGCGGAGCTCAACCGGGCGATGGATCGCGTTCTCCGCCAGCTCGCGCCCGCGACGGGGACGAGCGGGGCGACGGGGGCGGCGCCATGAGGCTGCTCCTCGAGATCTGGCTCCTCCCCCGCAACCTCGCGATCGCGGCCATGCAGCTCTACCGCCGCATCGTCTCCCCGCTCTACGGGCAGGTGTGCAGGTATTATCCATCCTGTTCCCGATACGCTCTTGAGGCGTATCAACTGCGTGGATTCCTCGTCGGAATCGCTCTCACCGCGTGGCGGCTGCTGCGGTGCAACCCCTTCAGTGCGGGCGGCGTCGACGATGTACCGCCCCCGCGCCGCCCGAAATTCGTCATCAACTCGCGCGGATTCGTCCGCCCCATCGAGCGAAAGGCTTGACCCCGGTGGACTTCTTCGAAACGATACTCTGGCCGCTGCGGTGGCTCGTCGAGCTGGTGCTGTGGGCCTGGCACTGGCTATTCACCGCGCTCGGCATGGACGCGGCGTCCGGCGCCACCTGGCTGCTCTCGATCATCGGCCTCGTGGTCGTGGTGCGCTCGGCGCTGATCCCGGTGACGGTGCGGCAGATCAAGTCGCAGCGGCGCATGATGGATCTCGCGCCGGACATGAAGAAGATCCAGGACAAGTACAAGGGCAAGAAGGATCAGTACTCGCGCGAGGCCATGAGCCGCGAGACCATGGCCCTGTACAAGAAGCACGGCACCAACCCGTTCGCCTCCTGCCTGCCGATCCTCGTGCAGATGCCCATCTTCTTCTCGCTCTTCTACGTCCTCCGTCACGCGGCCGAGAAGCGCCAGGGCATCGGCTTCATGGACGAGGCGCTCACCGAGAACTTCTACAACGCCAAGCTCTTCGGCGTCGCTCCGCTGCGGATGAATTTCGGCAGCGCCTGGGAGGCGCAGAACTGGACCGTCATCATCATCCTCGGCACCATCATGGTGCTGATGATCGCCTCCCAGTTCTTCACGCAGCTGCAGATCATGTCGAAGAACGTCTCCGACGAGACGAAGAACTCCCCGATGTACCGCCAGCAGCGGATCATGCTCTACATCATCCCGTTCGCGTTCCTCTTCTCGGGCTTCACCTTCCCCCTCGCGCTCAACGTCTACTGGTTCACCTCCAACCTGTGGACCATGGGCCAGCAGTTCATCGTGATCCGCAACATGCCCACGCCCGGCAGCGAGGCCTGGCGAGCCAGGCAGGAGCGGCTGAAGGCCAAGGGCAAGCTCACCGACGAGGAGAAGCGCGCCAAGGAGCGGGGCGAGGAGCTGCCCGAGCCGCAGCAGCCGCAGGTGGGGCAGCGGCAACAGCCGATCAGCGCGAAGCGCGCCAAGAAGAAGGGGAAGTGACCGTGAGCACCCAATCCGATGGCATCGCGCGGCCCGACGAGGCGCTCGGGATCGAGGATCTCGAGGCCGACGGCGATCTCGCGGCCGACTACATCGAGGGACTTCTGGACATCGCCGACCTGGACGGCGACATCGACATCGATGTCGCGAACGGGCGCGCCTACGTCTCCGTGACCGGCGGCGGGGAGGAGCTCGACCGCCTCGCCGGCCCCGACACCGTGCAGGCGCTGCAGGATCTCACCCGCCTCGCGGTGCAGGCGCGGACCGGTCGCTTCTCGCGCCTCATCGTGGACATCGGCGGATCGCGCGATGCCCGGGCGACGGAGCTCAAGGGGCTCGTCGACGCCGCGGTCGCGCAGATCGCTGCGGGCCGCGACGAGGTCGAGCTCGAGC from Leucobacter allii carries:
- a CDS encoding protein jag encodes the protein MSTQSDGIARPDEALGIEDLEADGDLAADYIEGLLDIADLDGDIDIDVANGRAYVSVTGGGEELDRLAGPDTVQALQDLTRLAVQARTGRFSRLIVDIGGSRDARATELKGLVDAAVAQIAAGRDEVELEPMSSYERKLVHDEVAERGYHSESRGEGRDRRLVISRSA
- the yidC gene encoding membrane protein insertase YidC, producing MDFFETILWPLRWLVELVLWAWHWLFTALGMDAASGATWLLSIIGLVVVVRSALIPVTVRQIKSQRRMMDLAPDMKKIQDKYKGKKDQYSREAMSRETMALYKKHGTNPFASCLPILVQMPIFFSLFYVLRHAAEKRQGIGFMDEALTENFYNAKLFGVAPLRMNFGSAWEAQNWTVIIILGTIMVLMIASQFFTQLQIMSKNVSDETKNSPMYRQQRIMLYIIPFAFLFSGFTFPLALNVYWFTSNLWTMGQQFIVIRNMPTPGSEAWRARQERLKAKGKLTDEEKRAKERGEELPEPQQPQVGQRQQPISAKRAKKKGK
- the yidD gene encoding membrane protein insertion efficiency factor YidD, with the protein product MRLLLEIWLLPRNLAIAAMQLYRRIVSPLYGQVCRYYPSCSRYALEAYQLRGFLVGIALTAWRLLRCNPFSAGGVDDVPPPRRPKFVINSRGFVRPIERKA